A window of Kineosporia sp. NBRC 101731 contains these coding sequences:
- a CDS encoding alpha/beta fold hydrolase produces the protein MRRYTRTGLSFDVRDSGPDNGIPVILLHGFPQTSTCWLKVEPLLHSAGIRTIAPDQRGYSPAARPLQRRRYATTELMDDVLALLDAVGHRSAHLVGHDWGGALAWALAGQHPDRFRSVTVLSTPHPAAMGKALRSGSQAAKSWYMGAFQLPLLPEAAVRNPRFEQTLIRSGLPQTFAQRDARRLRQPHAATGAVNWYRGIAYSRDTPAGRAKLPVTYVWGAQDAFLGRAAAEATADFIDANHRNEYRFVELDAGHWLPETNPDQVAQAVIGRVNEAEGTRRPHRTNPLHPNP, from the coding sequence ATGCGGCGATACACGCGGACCGGCCTCAGCTTCGATGTCCGCGACAGTGGTCCGGACAACGGCATCCCGGTGATCCTGCTCCACGGTTTTCCGCAGACCTCCACCTGCTGGCTGAAGGTGGAGCCGCTGCTGCACTCGGCCGGGATCCGTACGATCGCGCCGGACCAGCGCGGATATTCACCCGCGGCGCGGCCGTTGCAACGTCGTCGGTATGCCACCACGGAATTGATGGACGACGTGCTGGCCCTGCTGGACGCCGTCGGCCACCGCAGTGCTCACCTGGTCGGGCACGACTGGGGCGGGGCGCTGGCCTGGGCACTCGCCGGGCAGCACCCCGACCGCTTCCGCTCCGTCACCGTGCTCTCCACCCCGCACCCGGCCGCGATGGGCAAGGCCCTACGCAGCGGTTCACAGGCCGCGAAGTCTTGGTACATGGGCGCTTTCCAGCTGCCGCTCCTGCCTGAGGCGGCCGTGCGCAACCCGCGGTTCGAGCAGACCCTGATCCGCTCCGGCCTACCCCAGACGTTTGCCCAGCGCGACGCCCGCCGCCTGCGCCAGCCCCACGCCGCCACCGGCGCCGTGAACTGGTACCGCGGCATCGCCTACTCCCGCGACACCCCGGCCGGCCGCGCGAAGCTCCCGGTCACCTACGTCTGGGGTGCCCAGGACGCGTTCCTGGGCCGGGCCGCCGCCGAGGCCACGGCCGACTTCATCGACGCGAACCACCGCAACGAGTACCGCTTCGTCGAGCTGGACGCCGGCCACTGGCTGCCGGAGACCAACCCCGACCAGGTGGCCCAGGCCGTCATCGGACGGGTCAACGAGGCTGAGGGCACCCGCCGCCCCCATCGCACGAACCCTCTGCACCCCAACCCCTGA
- the ald gene encoding alanine dehydrogenase produces MRIGVPREIKNHEYRVAITPAGVHELVRAGHEVSIEASAGEGSSISDADYVAAGARILPTADEVWAGAELVLKVKEPIAAEYGRMRPGQVLFTYLHLAADRPLTEELLKRQVTGIAYETVQLPDRSLPLLAPMSEVAGRLAPQVGAHTLMRAEGGRGVLLGGVSGVYAAKVVILGAGVAGANAAAIALGMQAEVVLLDRDINRLRQMDRIYQGHLQTVASNSLEVETAIRDADLVIGAVLVAGAKAPKLISNEQVASMRPGSVLVDISIDQGGCFEDSHATTHADPTYRVHDSVFYCVANMPGAVPHTSTYALTNVTLPYVVELAGRGWRDALRADPALALGLNTYDGAVANAPVAAAHDMPFVALSEVLA; encoded by the coding sequence GTGAGGATCGGGGTTCCGCGCGAGATCAAGAACCATGAGTACCGGGTCGCGATCACCCCGGCCGGGGTGCACGAGCTGGTCCGGGCCGGGCACGAGGTCAGCATCGAGGCCTCGGCGGGCGAGGGTTCGTCCATCTCCGACGCCGACTACGTGGCCGCGGGCGCGCGCATCCTGCCCACCGCCGACGAGGTCTGGGCCGGGGCCGAGCTGGTGCTCAAGGTGAAAGAACCGATCGCGGCCGAGTACGGGCGCATGCGCCCGGGGCAGGTGCTGTTCACCTATCTGCACCTGGCCGCCGACCGGCCCCTCACCGAAGAACTGCTGAAACGCCAGGTCACCGGCATCGCCTACGAGACCGTCCAGCTGCCTGACCGGTCGCTGCCGCTGCTGGCCCCGATGAGCGAGGTCGCCGGCCGGCTCGCCCCGCAGGTCGGCGCCCACACCTTGATGCGGGCCGAGGGCGGCCGGGGAGTCCTCCTGGGCGGTGTCTCCGGGGTGTACGCGGCCAAGGTCGTCATCCTCGGCGCGGGGGTGGCCGGGGCCAACGCCGCGGCGATCGCCCTGGGCATGCAGGCCGAGGTGGTGCTGCTCGACCGCGACATCAACCGGCTGCGCCAGATGGACCGGATCTATCAGGGCCACCTGCAGACCGTGGCGTCGAACTCGCTCGAGGTCGAGACCGCCATCCGCGACGCCGACCTGGTGATCGGCGCCGTGCTGGTCGCCGGGGCGAAGGCGCCGAAGCTGATCAGCAACGAGCAGGTGGCGAGCATGCGCCCCGGCAGCGTGCTGGTCGACATCTCGATCGACCAGGGCGGCTGCTTCGAAGACAGTCACGCCACCACGCACGCCGATCCCACCTACAGGGTTCACGACTCGGTCTTCTACTGCGTGGCCAACATGCCCGGTGCGGTGCCCCACACCAGCACCTACGCCCTCACCAACGTCACCCTGCCGTATGTCGTCGAGCTGGCCGGGCGCGGCTGGCGCGACGCCCTGCGGGCAGACCCGGCGCTCGCGCTGGGCCTGAACACCTACGACGGAGCCGTGGCCAACGCCCCGGTCGCCGCGGCGCACGACATGCCGTTCGTCGCCCTGAGCGAGGTGCTGGCCTGA
- the xerD gene encoding site-specific tyrosine recombinase XerD — protein MTTVEKALTGYLDHLAVERGLATNTLGAYRRDLRRYVDFLLSHRLADPAAVSETDVMNFLAALRTGEDGAAVLSASSAARTVVAVRGFHRFLLLEGLTPTDPAGQVQPPSAPKRLPKAISLDAVERVLSAAGPPETPTGLRDRALLELLYGCGARISEAVGCAIDDLDLQSGLVRLRGKGDKERIVPIGSYAVTAVEAYLVRGRPALAQRGKGSPAVFLNARGGPLSRQSAWAVLAGAADRAELSGKVSPHTLRHSFATHLLEGGADVRVVQELLGHASVTTTQLYTRVTADTLREVYVAAHPRALHA, from the coding sequence GTGACCACCGTCGAGAAGGCCCTCACCGGCTATCTCGATCACCTCGCCGTCGAACGCGGTCTGGCGACCAACACCCTGGGCGCCTATCGCCGTGACCTGCGCCGTTACGTCGATTTCCTGCTCAGCCACCGGCTGGCCGACCCGGCGGCGGTGTCCGAGACCGACGTGATGAACTTCCTCGCGGCCCTTCGCACGGGGGAGGACGGCGCGGCTGTCCTCAGTGCTAGTTCGGCCGCGCGCACCGTGGTGGCGGTGCGCGGGTTCCACCGGTTCCTGCTGTTGGAGGGCCTCACGCCCACCGACCCGGCCGGGCAGGTGCAGCCCCCGTCGGCGCCCAAGCGTCTGCCCAAGGCGATCAGCCTTGACGCGGTCGAGCGGGTGCTGTCCGCGGCCGGCCCACCGGAGACCCCGACCGGGCTGCGCGATCGGGCACTCCTGGAACTGCTCTACGGCTGCGGCGCCCGCATCAGCGAGGCCGTGGGCTGTGCCATCGACGACCTCGACCTGCAGTCCGGCCTGGTCCGGCTGCGTGGCAAGGGCGACAAGGAACGCATCGTGCCCATCGGCAGTTACGCCGTCACGGCCGTCGAGGCCTATCTGGTGCGCGGTCGTCCGGCGCTCGCGCAGCGGGGCAAGGGATCACCGGCGGTCTTCCTGAACGCCCGTGGCGGGCCGCTGTCCCGGCAGAGCGCCTGGGCCGTGCTGGCCGGGGCCGCGGACCGCGCGGAGCTCTCCGGCAAAGTGTCTCCGCACACATTGCGGCACTCCTTCGCCACGCACCTGCTCGAGGGAGGCGCAGATGTACGCGTGGTGCAGGAGTTGCTCGGACACGCCTCCGTCACGACCACGCAGCTCTATACCCGTGTTACCGCAGACACGCTCCGTGAGGTATATGTAGCCGCGCACCCCAGGGCGCTTCACGCCTGA
- a CDS encoding AAA family ATPase has translation MPSFPEPSPLASHGPARIIAMCNQKGGVGKTTSTINLGAALAEYGRRVLLVDFDPQGALSVGLGINPHELDRTIYNVLMDRTTVVKEAIRQTEIEDLDLLPANIDLSAAEVQLVSEVARETVLSRALRPVLDDYDVVLIDCQPSLGLLTINALTASHGVVIPLECEFFALRGVALLVETIEKVKDRLNPGLEVDGILATMYDPRTLHSREVVSRVVEAFGDRVFHTVIGRTVKFPDASVAAEPITTYASSHAGAYAYRLLARELIARGDAA, from the coding sequence ATGCCGTCGTTCCCGGAGCCGTCACCGCTGGCCTCGCACGGCCCCGCTCGCATCATCGCGATGTGCAACCAGAAGGGCGGCGTCGGCAAGACCACGTCGACCATCAACCTCGGGGCGGCGCTCGCCGAGTACGGCCGCCGGGTACTGCTCGTCGACTTCGATCCGCAGGGTGCCCTCTCCGTGGGGCTGGGCATCAACCCGCACGAGCTCGACCGCACGATCTACAACGTGCTGATGGACCGCACCACGGTGGTGAAAGAGGCCATCCGGCAGACCGAGATCGAGGATCTCGACCTGCTGCCGGCCAACATCGACCTCTCCGCCGCCGAGGTGCAGCTGGTCAGCGAGGTGGCGCGGGAGACCGTGCTGAGCCGCGCGCTGCGTCCGGTGCTCGACGACTACGACGTGGTGCTCATCGACTGCCAGCCGTCGCTGGGCCTGCTCACCATCAATGCCCTCACCGCCTCGCACGGTGTGGTGATCCCGCTGGAGTGCGAGTTCTTCGCCCTGCGCGGTGTCGCCCTGCTGGTCGAGACCATCGAGAAGGTGAAAGACCGGCTCAATCCCGGCCTCGAGGTCGACGGCATCCTGGCCACCATGTACGACCCGCGCACCCTGCACAGCCGGGAGGTGGTGTCCCGCGTGGTCGAGGCCTTCGGCGACCGGGTCTTCCACACCGTCATCGGCCGCACCGTGAAGTTCCCCGACGCCTCGGTCGCCGCCGAGCCGATCACCACCTACGCCTCGTCGCACGCCGGTGCCTACGCCTACCGCCTGCTGGCGCGTGAACTGATCGCCCGTGGCGACGCTGCCTGA
- a CDS encoding segregation/condensation protein A, with translation MSTEEVTPGGVLPGRSAGFSVHLDNFDGPFDLLLGLISKHKLDVTEIAIAQVTDDFLVYVKALGANWDLGEVSEFLLVAATLLDLKAARLLPAAEVEDDDDLALLEARDLLFARLLQYRAFKDVASTLAAHISAETRRAPRDVPIEDHIKKVLPELVLGLTPLQFAEIAAKALTPKEPPKVTLDHLHNPAVSVREQAALIVERLRRVQTASFRSLVSDAEGKLVVIARFLALLELFREAAVAFDQVSPLGELTVRWTGAELTQIEVDEFEGLEVKTQEPVEG, from the coding sequence ATCAGCACGGAGGAAGTCACCCCCGGCGGTGTTCTCCCCGGCCGCTCGGCCGGCTTCTCGGTGCATCTCGACAACTTCGACGGCCCCTTCGACCTGCTGCTCGGCCTGATCTCCAAGCACAAGCTGGACGTCACCGAGATCGCGATCGCGCAGGTCACCGACGACTTCCTGGTCTACGTGAAGGCGCTCGGCGCGAACTGGGACCTCGGCGAGGTGAGCGAGTTCCTGCTGGTCGCGGCCACGCTGCTCGACCTGAAGGCGGCCCGCCTGCTGCCGGCCGCAGAGGTCGAGGACGACGACGACCTGGCCCTGCTGGAGGCCCGCGACCTGCTGTTCGCCCGGCTGCTGCAGTACCGCGCGTTCAAGGACGTCGCCTCGACCCTCGCCGCGCACATCTCCGCCGAGACCCGACGGGCGCCGCGTGACGTACCGATCGAGGACCACATCAAGAAGGTCCTGCCCGAACTGGTGCTGGGGCTGACCCCGCTGCAGTTCGCCGAGATCGCCGCCAAGGCCCTCACTCCGAAGGAACCGCCCAAGGTCACGCTCGACCACCTGCACAACCCGGCCGTCAGCGTGCGCGAGCAGGCCGCCCTGATCGTCGAGCGCCTGCGCCGGGTGCAGACCGCGAGCTTCCGCTCCCTGGTCTCCGACGCCGAGGGCAAGCTCGTCGTGATCGCCCGCTTCCTCGCCCTGCTGGAACTGTTCCGCGAGGCCGCGGTGGCCTTCGACCAGGTCTCCCCGCTGGGCGAACTCACCGTGCGGTGGACCGGCGCCGAACTGACGCAGATCGAGGTCGACGAGTTCGAGGGCCTCGAGGTGAAGACGCAGGAGCCGGTCGAGGGCTGA
- the scpB gene encoding SMC-Scp complex subunit ScpB, with protein sequence MSDLPDLDDLPGGARAALEAVLMVVEHPVEEVQLAAAMGVTVEQVTELLAGLVAEYDNDARGFELRRVAGGWRVYSRAEFSPVLERFVLDGQTSKLSQAALETLAIVAYRQPVSRARVSAIRGVNVDAVMRTLVTRGLVEDSGNDPETGATLYQTTQTFLHKLGLTSLDALPALAPFLPEVDALDDFPAGVS encoded by the coding sequence GTGAGCGATCTTCCTGACCTGGACGATCTGCCCGGTGGTGCCCGCGCGGCCCTCGAGGCGGTGCTCATGGTGGTCGAGCATCCGGTCGAAGAGGTGCAGCTGGCGGCCGCCATGGGGGTCACGGTCGAGCAGGTCACCGAGCTGCTGGCCGGTCTCGTGGCGGAGTACGACAACGATGCCCGGGGCTTCGAGCTGCGCCGGGTGGCCGGCGGATGGCGCGTCTACAGCCGGGCGGAATTCTCGCCGGTGCTGGAGCGCTTCGTTCTCGACGGCCAGACCTCCAAGCTCAGCCAGGCTGCTCTGGAGACCCTCGCGATCGTGGCCTACCGCCAGCCGGTGAGCCGTGCGCGGGTGTCCGCCATCCGTGGGGTGAACGTGGACGCTGTGATGCGCACCCTGGTCACCCGCGGGCTGGTCGAGGATTCGGGTAACGATCCCGAGACCGGCGCGACGCTTTATCAGACCACCCAGACCTTCTTGCACAAATTGGGCCTGACCTCGCTGGACGCGCTGCCTGCCCTGGCGCCGTTCCTGCCCGAGGTGGATGCCCTCGACGACTTCCCGGCAGGTGTTTCATGA